A single window of Channa argus isolate prfri chromosome 12, Channa argus male v1.0, whole genome shotgun sequence DNA harbors:
- the prkd4 gene encoding protein kinase D4 isoform X2, whose protein sequence is MYAAPPSSPTSPKSLKAPALVQLQLGLFREVVRVSAGNLSYRHAKRLAAEIIERKAPDCSLVGVGEKILLFRHQPTTEQRLHRLTDQDELQDGDLIEVVIAGSATVSEMRIRPHSLVVQSYRTPTFCHHCGEMLWGLVRQGLKCDGCGLDFHKRCAFQLPNDCSRSRRQVSTSLSLFPPRRPRAHSLSNQAGGSLEEISLSKPSSRPPSWAEPPVWLGVGYGDRSRPQVPHTFHIHSYTKPTVCQYCYRLLKGLFRQGLQCSDCKFNCHRRCEPLVPRDCPGERRGINGEESTAAGNSCAPDPEDNDSDLTNMTTLDMSDDEMSTEGHSVAETKEEVLLREQMSPCFSTYIPLMRLVQSVHHTKRRVGGVLREGWLLHHTNTDTLRKRHYWILDWKTITLFQNENSTKYYKEIPLSEVLQVRGPTQLSMPLLPGNAPHSFEVETASLVYCVVAGDEGPLWERAIRQALMPVQDTHSNRDSVDISSVYQIFTNDVLGSGQFGVVYRGTHRTSGRPVAIKVIDKTRFPNKQQGQLRNEVSILQNLSHLGVVMLEGMFETIEHIFVVMEKLHGDMLEMILSSEKGRLPERNTRFLVTQILEALRYLHFKHIAHCDLKPENVLLASPDPFPQVKLCDFGFARIIGEKSFRRSVVGTPAYLAPEVISSSGYNRSLDMWSVGVIMYVSLSGTFPFNEDEDIKQQITNAAFMYPRQIWASISLEAVSLINNLLQVSVRRRFSVGKTLGHPWLQVR, encoded by the exons ATGTATGCAGCACCTCCCTCCAGTCCCACTAGTCCCAAAAGTCTCAAGGCACCAGCTCTGGTCCAGCTCCAGCTCGGCCTGTTCAGGGAGGTGGTTCGAGTCTCTGCTGGCAACCTGAGCTACCGCCATGCCAAGAGGCTGGCTGCTGAGATCATAGAGCGCAAG GCTCCAGACTGCAGCTTGGTGGGCGTTGGGGAGAAGATTCTACTTTTCAGACATCAGCCCACCACTGAGCAGCGGCTGCACCGCCTGACAGACCAAGACGAGCTGCAAGATGGGGATCTCATCGAGGTTGTTATcgcag GATCAGCCACAGTTTCTGAGATGAGGATTCGTCCACACTCCCTGGTGGTCCAGTCGTACCGGACTCCCACTTTCTGTCACCACTGCGGAGAAATGCTGTGGGGCCTCGTTCGACAGGGGTTAAAATGTGATG GTTGTGGATTAGACTTCCATAAACGTTGTGCTTTCCAGTTACCCAATGACTGCAGCCGATCGCGGCGACAGGTTAGCACCAGCCTCTCTCTGTTTCCTCCCCGAAGACCCCGTGCACATTCCCTGTCAAATCAAGCAGGAGGCAGTTTGGAAGAG ATCAGCTTGTCCAAGCCCTCATCCAGGCCACCGTCCTGGGCAGAACCGCCGGTCTGGCTGGGTGTTGGTTACGGTGACAGGAGCAGGCCTCAGGTCCCTCATACCTTCCACATCCACAGCTACACCAAACCCACTGTCTGCCAGTACTGCTATCGGCTGCTCAAAGGGCTCTTCAGACAGGGCTTACAGTGCTCAG ACTGCAAGTTTAACTGCCATCGGCGCTGTGAGCCACTAGTCCCCAGAGACTGTCCAGGAGAGAGGCGAGGCATCAACGGGGAAG AATCCACAGCAGCCGGTAACAGCTGTGCACCAGACCCCGAGGACAATGATTCAGACCTCACCAATATGACAACACTAGATATGTCTGATGATGAGATGTCCACTGAAGGACACTCAGTGGCTGAGACCAAAGAAGAGGTGCTGCTGCGAGAGCAGatgag TCCATGTTTCAGCACCTACATCCCTTTGATGAGGCTTGTACAGTCGGTGCATCATACTAAGAGGAGAGTTGGTGGTGTCCTGAGAGAAGGGTGGCTACTGCATCACACCAACACTGACACATTG AGGAAACGTCATTACTGGATCTTAGACTGGAAGACTATCACACTGTTCCAGAATGAGAACAGCACCAAGTACTACAAA GAGATCCCTCTCTCTGAGGTGCTGCAGGTCCGAGGCCCCACCCAGCTGTCCATGCCTTTGTTGCCTGGCAATGCCCCCCACTCATTTGAGGTGGAGACAGCCTCGCTGGTGTATTGTGTGGTAGCTGGAGATGAAGGACCGTTGTGGGAGAGGGCCATCCGTCAGGCATTGATGCCCGTGCAGG ATACGCATTCAAACAGAGACAGTGTG GATATCAGCTCGGTGTATCAAATCTTTACAAATGACGTGTTGGGCTCAGGGCAGTTTGGAGTCGTGTACAGAG GTACTCACAGGACGTCAGGTAGGCCAGTTGCCATCAAAGTCATCGACAAGACGCGCTTCCCCAACAAACAACAGGGACAGCTAAGAAATGAAGTGTCCATTTTGCAG AATTTGTCCCACCTCGGTGTGGTTATGTTGGAGGGGATGTTCGAGACAATCGAGCACATCTTTGTCGTCATGGAGAAGCTCCATGGAGACATGCTGGAGATGATTCTGTCCAGTGAGAAAGGCCGACTCCCTGAACGCAACACACGCTTCCTGGTCACGCAG aTTCTCGAGGCTTTGCGATATCTGCACTTCAAACATATCGCCCACTGTGACCTGAAACCTGAGAATGTACTTCTGGCCTCTCCAGACCCTTTCCCTCAG GTGAAGCTGTGCGACTTTGGCTTCGCACGCATCATCGGGGAGAAGTCGTTCCGTCGCTCGGTAGTTGGGACACCAGCCTACCTGGCGCCTGAAGTGATCAGCAGCAGTGGCTACAACCGCTCTCTAGACATGTGGTCTGTGGGCGTCATCATGTATGTGAGCCTAAGTGGCACATTCCCCTTCAACGAGGACGAGGACATCAAGCAGCAGATCACGAACGCTGCCTTCATGTACCCTCGCCAAATCTGGGCCTCCATCTCACTAGAGG ctgTGAGTCTCATCAATAACCTGCTGCAGGTGTCCGTGAGGCGGCGGTTCAGCGTAGGCAAAACACTGGGGCACCCCTGGCTGCAGGTCAGATAA
- the prkd4 gene encoding protein kinase D4 isoform X1, translating to MYAAPPSSPTSPKSLKAPALVQLQLGLFREVVRVSAGNLSYRHAKRLAAEIIERKAPDCSLVGVGEKILLFRHQPTTEQRLHRLTDQDELQDGDLIEVVIAGSATVSEMRIRPHSLVVQSYRTPTFCHHCGEMLWGLVRQGLKCDGCGLDFHKRCAFQLPNDCSRSRRQVSTSLSLFPPRRPRAHSLSNQAGGSLEEISLSKPSSRPPSWAEPPVWLGVGYGDRSRPQVPHTFHIHSYTKPTVCQYCYRLLKGLFRQGLQCSDCKFNCHRRCEPLVPRDCPGERRGINGEESTAAGNSCAPDPEDNDSDLTNMTTLDMSDDEMSTEGHSVAETKEEVLLREQMSPCFSTYIPLMRLVQSVHHTKRRVGGVLREGWLLHHTNTDTLRKRHYWILDWKTITLFQNENSTKYYKEIPLSEVLQVRGPTQLSMPLLPGNAPHSFEVETASLVYCVVAGDEGPLWERAIRQALMPVQDTHSNRDSVDISSVYQIFTNDVLGSGQFGVVYRGTHRTSGRPVAIKVIDKTRFPNKQQGQLRNEVSILQNLSHLGVVMLEGMFETIEHIFVVMEKLHGDMLEMILSSEKGRLPERNTRFLVTQILEALRYLHFKHIAHCDLKPENVLLASPDPFPQVKLCDFGFARIIGEKSFRRSVVGTPAYLAPEVISSSGYNRSLDMWSVGVIMYVSLSGTFPFNEDEDIKQQITNAAFMYPRQIWASISLEAVSLINNLLQVSVRRRFSVGKTLGHPWLQDFQLWCDLRQFEQRMSCSYLTHKEDEERWQRYAHEKGLDFPSHLCWDPSTDANA from the exons ATGTATGCAGCACCTCCCTCCAGTCCCACTAGTCCCAAAAGTCTCAAGGCACCAGCTCTGGTCCAGCTCCAGCTCGGCCTGTTCAGGGAGGTGGTTCGAGTCTCTGCTGGCAACCTGAGCTACCGCCATGCCAAGAGGCTGGCTGCTGAGATCATAGAGCGCAAG GCTCCAGACTGCAGCTTGGTGGGCGTTGGGGAGAAGATTCTACTTTTCAGACATCAGCCCACCACTGAGCAGCGGCTGCACCGCCTGACAGACCAAGACGAGCTGCAAGATGGGGATCTCATCGAGGTTGTTATcgcag GATCAGCCACAGTTTCTGAGATGAGGATTCGTCCACACTCCCTGGTGGTCCAGTCGTACCGGACTCCCACTTTCTGTCACCACTGCGGAGAAATGCTGTGGGGCCTCGTTCGACAGGGGTTAAAATGTGATG GTTGTGGATTAGACTTCCATAAACGTTGTGCTTTCCAGTTACCCAATGACTGCAGCCGATCGCGGCGACAGGTTAGCACCAGCCTCTCTCTGTTTCCTCCCCGAAGACCCCGTGCACATTCCCTGTCAAATCAAGCAGGAGGCAGTTTGGAAGAG ATCAGCTTGTCCAAGCCCTCATCCAGGCCACCGTCCTGGGCAGAACCGCCGGTCTGGCTGGGTGTTGGTTACGGTGACAGGAGCAGGCCTCAGGTCCCTCATACCTTCCACATCCACAGCTACACCAAACCCACTGTCTGCCAGTACTGCTATCGGCTGCTCAAAGGGCTCTTCAGACAGGGCTTACAGTGCTCAG ACTGCAAGTTTAACTGCCATCGGCGCTGTGAGCCACTAGTCCCCAGAGACTGTCCAGGAGAGAGGCGAGGCATCAACGGGGAAG AATCCACAGCAGCCGGTAACAGCTGTGCACCAGACCCCGAGGACAATGATTCAGACCTCACCAATATGACAACACTAGATATGTCTGATGATGAGATGTCCACTGAAGGACACTCAGTGGCTGAGACCAAAGAAGAGGTGCTGCTGCGAGAGCAGatgag TCCATGTTTCAGCACCTACATCCCTTTGATGAGGCTTGTACAGTCGGTGCATCATACTAAGAGGAGAGTTGGTGGTGTCCTGAGAGAAGGGTGGCTACTGCATCACACCAACACTGACACATTG AGGAAACGTCATTACTGGATCTTAGACTGGAAGACTATCACACTGTTCCAGAATGAGAACAGCACCAAGTACTACAAA GAGATCCCTCTCTCTGAGGTGCTGCAGGTCCGAGGCCCCACCCAGCTGTCCATGCCTTTGTTGCCTGGCAATGCCCCCCACTCATTTGAGGTGGAGACAGCCTCGCTGGTGTATTGTGTGGTAGCTGGAGATGAAGGACCGTTGTGGGAGAGGGCCATCCGTCAGGCATTGATGCCCGTGCAGG ATACGCATTCAAACAGAGACAGTGTG GATATCAGCTCGGTGTATCAAATCTTTACAAATGACGTGTTGGGCTCAGGGCAGTTTGGAGTCGTGTACAGAG GTACTCACAGGACGTCAGGTAGGCCAGTTGCCATCAAAGTCATCGACAAGACGCGCTTCCCCAACAAACAACAGGGACAGCTAAGAAATGAAGTGTCCATTTTGCAG AATTTGTCCCACCTCGGTGTGGTTATGTTGGAGGGGATGTTCGAGACAATCGAGCACATCTTTGTCGTCATGGAGAAGCTCCATGGAGACATGCTGGAGATGATTCTGTCCAGTGAGAAAGGCCGACTCCCTGAACGCAACACACGCTTCCTGGTCACGCAG aTTCTCGAGGCTTTGCGATATCTGCACTTCAAACATATCGCCCACTGTGACCTGAAACCTGAGAATGTACTTCTGGCCTCTCCAGACCCTTTCCCTCAG GTGAAGCTGTGCGACTTTGGCTTCGCACGCATCATCGGGGAGAAGTCGTTCCGTCGCTCGGTAGTTGGGACACCAGCCTACCTGGCGCCTGAAGTGATCAGCAGCAGTGGCTACAACCGCTCTCTAGACATGTGGTCTGTGGGCGTCATCATGTATGTGAGCCTAAGTGGCACATTCCCCTTCAACGAGGACGAGGACATCAAGCAGCAGATCACGAACGCTGCCTTCATGTACCCTCGCCAAATCTGGGCCTCCATCTCACTAGAGG ctgTGAGTCTCATCAATAACCTGCTGCAGGTGTCCGTGAGGCGGCGGTTCAGCGTAGGCAAAACACTGGGGCACCCCTGGCTGCAG gACTTTCAGCTGTGGTGTGACCTCAGGCAATTCGAGCAGAGGATGAGTTGCAGCTATCTAACACACAAAGAAGACGAAGAGCGCTGGCAACGCTACGCCCACGAAAAAGGCCTGGACTTCCCTTCCCACCTCTGCTGGGATCCGAGCACAGACGCAAATGCGTGA